Proteins encoded by one window of Terriglobales bacterium:
- a CDS encoding helix-turn-helix domain-containing protein, whose translation MPKSTKKKGSASRASGGAGKIVPLAVLEKQAIQGALKATNDDKLKAARMLGIGKTTLYRKLKEYGW comes from the coding sequence ATGCCTAAATCAACGAAGAAAAAAGGTTCAGCTTCGCGAGCCTCCGGCGGAGCTGGAAAAATCGTTCCTTTAGCCGTTTTGGAAAAGCAGGCTATCCAAGGCGCATTGAAAGCCACAAACGACGACAAGCTGAAAGCAGCGCGAATGCTTGGCATCGGCAAGACTACGTTATATCGCAAGCTGAAA